The following proteins are co-located in the Ktedonobacteraceae bacterium genome:
- a CDS encoding sodium:solute symporter: MKPPLDPVSLTVFIVFFLIVTAIGFVASRWRRGDLNQIHEWGLAGRRFGTVVTWFLLGGDLYTAYTFIAVPAAMFGLGALNGWFAVPYTVLVYPIVYVLMPRFWTVCKQRGYVTAADFVKDRFGSGTLALAMAITGIVATLPYIALQMFGIQVCLAALGIPLSISVGGVPVDIPLLIAFIILAAYTYTSGLRAPAMIALVKDIMVLTVVFVAVIYIPIKLGGFGNIFAAVHAKAVAHPAVVNGKANPTAFFEFLSSKQYLAYTTLALGSALALFLYPHSITGTLSSSSRDVVKRNTALLPIYSLMLGLLALVGYMAIAAKINPLATFGSNGSIPALILTEFPNWFAGFAFAAISIGALVPAAVMSIAAANLFTRNVWKEYIHRDASAREETQVAKLASFILKFGAVLFIVYIPTQQVINFQLLGGIWILQTLPAVFLGLFTNWFNRWALLIGWLVAEVLGTLMFIAANLKAVYTLQLGSLTIIAYAAAIALVVNLVLAIVLTPIFEAIGAKRGVDATSPADYEEELAPVEPVEAGKEALG; this comes from the coding sequence TTGAAACCACCGCTTGACCCAGTCTCATTAACCGTCTTTATTGTCTTTTTTCTGATTGTCACGGCCATAGGTTTCGTAGCATCGCGCTGGCGCCGGGGAGACCTGAATCAGATTCATGAATGGGGTCTGGCAGGACGGCGCTTCGGAACTGTAGTAACATGGTTTCTGCTGGGCGGCGACCTCTACACAGCCTATACCTTCATTGCTGTACCGGCGGCAATGTTCGGGCTGGGCGCATTGAATGGTTGGTTCGCCGTACCCTATACCGTTCTGGTATACCCCATCGTCTACGTGCTAATGCCAAGATTCTGGACGGTGTGCAAACAGCGCGGATATGTAACCGCCGCCGATTTTGTCAAAGACCGGTTCGGTAGCGGCACGCTGGCACTGGCCATGGCAATTACGGGCATTGTGGCAACGCTGCCCTATATTGCCTTACAGATGTTCGGCATTCAGGTCTGCCTGGCCGCGCTCGGCATTCCGCTTAGCATAAGCGTTGGCGGCGTGCCGGTCGATATCCCCCTGCTCATCGCGTTCATCATCCTGGCCGCCTACACCTACACGAGCGGCCTACGTGCCCCGGCGATGATCGCGCTGGTCAAAGATATCATGGTACTGACGGTGGTATTCGTAGCGGTCATCTATATTCCTATCAAACTGGGTGGATTCGGCAACATTTTCGCGGCAGTACATGCCAAGGCCGTCGCTCATCCCGCGGTTGTAAATGGCAAGGCTAACCCCACCGCCTTTTTCGAGTTCCTTTCAAGCAAGCAGTACCTGGCCTATACGACGCTGGCGCTTGGCTCCGCCCTGGCGCTGTTCCTTTACCCACATTCGATTACAGGCACGTTGAGCAGCAGCAGCCGTGATGTGGTCAAGCGCAACACAGCCCTGCTCCCCATCTACTCGTTAATGCTGGGCCTGCTGGCGCTGGTCGGCTACATGGCCATCGCCGCCAAGATCAACCCGCTGGCAACCTTCGGCTCCAATGGCTCAATCCCGGCCCTGATCTTGACGGAATTCCCGAACTGGTTCGCAGGCTTTGCTTTTGCCGCTATCTCCATTGGCGCGTTAGTGCCCGCCGCTGTCATGTCGATTGCGGCGGCGAACCTGTTTACGCGCAATGTGTGGAAGGAGTATATACACCGCGACGCCTCTGCTCGCGAGGAGACGCAGGTGGCCAAACTCGCTTCGTTCATCTTGAAATTTGGGGCGGTGCTGTTCATCGTCTACATTCCCACACAGCAGGTCATCAACTTCCAGCTGCTTGGCGGCATCTGGATACTGCAAACGCTGCCCGCGGTATTCCTCGGCCTTTTCACCAACTGGTTCAACCGCTGGGCCTTACTCATCGGCTGGCTGGTAGCTGAGGTGCTTGGGACGTTGATGTTCATTGCGGCCAACCTCAAAGCGGTCTACACGCTGCAACTCGGCTCGCTGACCATCATTGCCTACGCAGCCGCGATCGCGCTGGTGGTCAACCTGGTACTCGCGATTGTCCTCACTCCCATCTTCGAGGCCATCGGGGCTAAACGCGGCGTGGACGCAACCTCACCCGCGGACTACGAAGAGGAACTTGCTCCTGTCGAGCCGGTGGAGGCGGGTAAAGAGGCGCTCGGATAG
- the ltrA gene encoding group II intron reverse transcriptase/maturase gives MAAEISAGATSHTVEGWHDIDWHATQSNVRRLQARIVKATQEGRWGKVKALQRLLTHSFSGKALAVKRVTENAGKQTPGVDGETWDSPEKKTAAIQTLRQHGYRPQPLRRVYIPKSNGKKQPLGIPTMKDRAMQALYLLALDPIAETTGDRNSFGFRPGRSAADAIVQCYQALANTTSAEWILEGDIKSCFDKISHEWLLANVCLETPILRKWLKAGYMQKRRWYETEEGTPQGDIISPVLANLVLDGLEQRLKKAFPHIRAGQGPQFKINLIRYADDFIITGRSKELLENEVKPLVEEFMRERGLTLSQEKTRITHIEEGFDFLGQNIRKYKGKFLTKPSQKSVKAFLSKIRTIIKENPAIPAGALIKKLNPIIRGWAQYHQHGASSATFRKVDRAIYEALWRWAKRRHPNKGARWIRQKYFRTIGNRSWTFCGETDEQVTATLLYATDVPIRRHRKIKGEANPYDPAWEGYFEERLGVKMARNLRGRRKQLSLWMEQEGICPVCSHKITEITGWHVHHVVPRVYGGSDRMDNLVLLHPNCHRQVHSQKKTVAKPRPVKGERKA, from the coding sequence ATGGCGGCAGAAATTTCTGCTGGTGCGACTTCCCACACTGTGGAAGGATGGCATGACATTGACTGGCACGCCACCCAATCCAATGTGCGTCGGCTCCAAGCGCGTATCGTGAAGGCAACGCAAGAAGGCAGATGGGGCAAGGTCAAAGCCTTGCAACGCCTGCTCACTCACTCGTTCAGCGGGAAAGCACTCGCGGTCAAACGAGTGACGGAAAATGCTGGCAAACAAACACCGGGGGTTGATGGGGAAACCTGGGACTCCCCGGAAAAGAAAACTGCGGCAATTCAAACACTACGGCAACATGGTTACCGGCCACAGCCATTAAGGCGCGTCTATATCCCCAAAAGTAACGGCAAGAAACAGCCTCTTGGTATCCCGACGATGAAAGACCGAGCGATGCAAGCTCTGTACCTGCTCGCACTCGACCCCATCGCCGAAACCACCGGAGACCGCAACTCGTTCGGTTTCCGACCGGGAAGATCGGCTGCTGATGCCATTGTCCAATGCTATCAGGCATTGGCAAACACCACGTCGGCAGAATGGATACTGGAAGGAGATATCAAGTCGTGCTTCGATAAGATCAGCCATGAATGGCTCTTGGCAAACGTCTGTTTAGAAACACCCATTCTTCGCAAATGGCTCAAAGCTGGATATATGCAAAAACGTCGGTGGTATGAGACGGAAGAAGGCACGCCGCAGGGCGATATCATCTCACCCGTCCTTGCCAACCTCGTCCTTGATGGTCTGGAGCAACGGTTAAAGAAGGCTTTCCCTCACATCCGGGCAGGACAGGGGCCCCAATTCAAAATTAACCTCATCCGCTATGCGGACGACTTCATCATTACTGGACGCTCGAAAGAGCTTCTAGAAAACGAAGTCAAACCGCTGGTGGAAGAGTTTATGCGTGAACGTGGACTCACCCTCTCCCAAGAGAAAACCCGCATCACCCACATTGAAGAAGGGTTCGACTTCCTCGGCCAAAACATCCGTAAATACAAGGGCAAGTTCCTGACCAAACCGTCGCAAAAGAGTGTGAAAGCGTTCCTGAGCAAAATCCGCACCATCATTAAAGAAAATCCAGCCATCCCCGCCGGAGCACTGATCAAAAAGCTCAACCCCATCATTCGAGGGTGGGCGCAATACCACCAACACGGAGCAAGCAGCGCGACGTTCCGCAAAGTGGACCGTGCCATTTACGAGGCGCTCTGGCGGTGGGCCAAACGCAGACATCCTAATAAAGGGGCAAGGTGGATACGGCAAAAATACTTCCGTACCATTGGAAACCGGAGTTGGACGTTCTGTGGGGAAACAGATGAACAGGTAACGGCAACGCTGTTGTATGCAACCGATGTGCCAATCAGACGGCACAGAAAGATTAAGGGGGAGGCTAATCCATACGACCCCGCCTGGGAAGGCTACTTTGAGGAACGCCTCGGCGTCAAAATGGCACGCAACCTACGAGGTCGAAGGAAACAACTCTCTCTGTGGATGGAGCAAGAAGGTATCTGCCCGGTATGCAGCCACAAGATCACAGAAATCACGGGGTGGCATGTCCACCATGTTGTTCCACGGGTCTATGGAGGAAGCGACCGGATGGACAATCTCGTCCTGCTGCACCCAAATTGCCACAGACAAGTTCACAGCCAGAAAAAAACCGTTGCGAAGCCGCGTCCTGTAAAGGGCGAGCGAAAGGCTTGA
- a CDS encoding DUF3311 domain-containing protein: MVTRPERKGRSWLLLLLLIPFIVLLWPPFYNTDQPTFIGIPFFYWFVRHEVA, translated from the coding sequence ATGGTTACCCGTCCTGAACGGAAAGGCCGATCCTGGCTCCTGTTGCTGTTACTCATCCCTTTCATCGTCCTCTTGTGGCCCCCGTTCTACAACACCGATCAGCCAACATTCATTGGCATCCCGTTTTTCTACTGGTTCGTGCGACATGAAGTCGCCTGA
- a CDS encoding YbjN domain-containing protein yields MADGFGISQLVDYLYQMGVRIANLDANAETIELIFHSKHGQWRMILGFQQHDEVRKLMLVVPHINTVTTNKRLECLEALLAVNFRIAMGKFGLDLEDGEVRLEETVPLARDSITKEQFRLAFGALMQTVAMYHNLIPRIVYGNMTPQQALQACEQEYFAQAGPAYKPEPQQEPKLLTAGATETSSTPPELDVNDVLAEVARILEGKKD; encoded by the coding sequence ATGGCCGACGGTTTTGGTATATCCCAGCTTGTTGATTACCTCTATCAAATGGGTGTACGTATAGCGAACCTGGATGCGAATGCGGAGACAATCGAACTCATCTTTCACAGCAAACATGGACAATGGCGCATGATTTTGGGTTTCCAACAACACGATGAAGTGCGAAAGTTAATGCTTGTTGTTCCTCATATCAACACAGTCACTACAAATAAACGTCTTGAATGCCTCGAAGCCCTGCTCGCGGTGAATTTTCGCATCGCGATGGGCAAATTTGGTCTCGATCTTGAAGATGGAGAAGTCCGCCTGGAAGAAACGGTTCCCCTGGCCAGGGACAGCATCACTAAAGAGCAATTCCGGCTGGCTTTTGGCGCATTAATGCAAACGGTAGCAATGTATCACAACCTGATCCCACGCATCGTTTACGGCAATATGACGCCACAACAGGCGTTGCAGGCTTGCGAGCAAGAATATTTCGCGCAAGCAGGCCCGGCATACAAGCCTGAGCCACAACAGGAGCCGAAGTTACTCACAGCAGGCGCTACAGAAACATCCAGCACACCTCCCGAACTGGATGTGAACGATGTCCTGGCAGAGGTTGCGCGTATATTAGAGGGAAAGAAGGACTAG
- a CDS encoding SIS domain-containing protein — MVDKSTSALYRSIHAQPAELRRLLGDWEGPSQAAERLARTGRIFLSGIGTSYHAAWVGEYLLRFAGADAWAVRSFEFVNYPRPLRADDGVIVISHRGSKVHGNRAVQRAKEAGVLTIGITGMNSKMQGADLQLETVEQDPSSAHSISYTGALTRLGQIATRLAALNGYKQQAERLEQGLMQIPSLMEDILAREDQVRQIAQEAVARSRRLFFIGAGPNAPTAPEGALKAKEAAYVTAEGFELEQAIHGPQVSFEAEDLLIPITVKGPAQPRMADLLLALGEIGSYVWLIGEAPSEETAHLFSRDNWTRFPINDTIELLEELTPFLAALPVQLLADFLATARGTNADLFRADNEIYKRANGRFRL, encoded by the coding sequence ATGGTAGACAAGAGTACTAGTGCTTTATACCGCTCGATTCACGCGCAGCCGGCAGAGCTACGCAGGCTGCTCGGTGATTGGGAAGGACCCTCACAGGCGGCGGAACGACTCGCGCGAACCGGCCGCATTTTCCTATCAGGCATTGGCACGAGCTATCACGCCGCCTGGGTGGGAGAATACCTGTTGCGCTTCGCAGGGGCAGATGCCTGGGCTGTGCGCTCGTTTGAATTTGTGAATTATCCGCGGCCACTGCGAGCTGATGATGGAGTGATCGTCATCAGTCATCGCGGCAGTAAAGTACACGGCAACAGGGCGGTTCAGCGCGCAAAAGAGGCCGGCGTCCTGACAATCGGCATCACCGGCATGAACTCCAAAATGCAGGGAGCCGATTTGCAACTGGAGACGGTGGAGCAAGACCCATCCTCGGCACATTCCATCAGCTATACCGGGGCGCTGACTCGCCTGGGCCAGATCGCGACACGATTGGCTGCGCTCAACGGCTACAAGCAGCAGGCAGAACGCCTGGAGCAGGGACTGATGCAGATCCCCTCATTGATGGAGGATATCCTGGCACGCGAAGATCAGGTGCGGCAGATCGCCCAGGAAGCCGTTGCTCGCTCCAGGCGTCTCTTTTTCATTGGCGCCGGCCCCAATGCTCCAACCGCGCCGGAGGGGGCATTGAAGGCGAAAGAAGCGGCCTATGTAACCGCCGAGGGATTTGAGCTGGAACAGGCCATTCACGGCCCCCAGGTCTCTTTTGAGGCCGAGGATTTGTTGATCCCCATCACCGTGAAAGGCCCGGCGCAGCCACGCATGGCTGACCTTCTGCTGGCCCTGGGCGAGATCGGCTCGTATGTCTGGCTAATCGGCGAGGCGCCCAGCGAAGAGACGGCGCATCTTTTCAGTCGCGACAACTGGACGCGCTTCCCCATTAACGACACTATTGAACTGCTCGAAGAATTGACTCCATTTTTGGCCGCACTGCCCGTACAATTGCTGGCCGATTTTCTAGCAACGGCGCGCGGCACCAATGCCGATCTGTTCCGCGCAGATAACGAAATATACAAACGCGCGAATGGGAGATTCCGGCTTTGA
- a CDS encoding aminopeptidase, with product MSIDTRNVQSATSRPDLASMSFEERLQFGAENAVRCMGVSAQDRVFIITDYERESIARLVALAALDRHADVTVRFLEHYGERPLTVFSEDLRNDLLQAHPTVTFYIATAKPGEITFRLPLLPFLVNELKVRHGHMIGIDEEVMANGMCADYDEVFSLTNQVYDVVRNAQRIHVTSAKGSDVTATFNKDWKWIPCHGRYNTQGEWGNLPEGEVFTAPATVDGVIVCDVLGDFFSARYGVLQHPVVVTIKDGYVTEVTSEDAELANEVRDYLFSVPNGNRVGEFAIGTLTSLKRLVGNLLQDEKMPGLHVAFGNPYPEFTGADWHAKIHVDVIPSTCTIEVDDRIIMRDGEFVI from the coding sequence ATGTCAATCGACACACGTAATGTACAGTCGGCTACCAGCAGGCCTGATCTGGCGAGTATGAGTTTTGAGGAGCGCCTGCAGTTTGGAGCTGAGAATGCTGTACGCTGCATGGGTGTGAGCGCGCAGGACCGCGTTTTTATCATCACCGATTACGAGCGTGAAAGTATCGCCCGCCTGGTCGCGCTGGCTGCTCTCGACCGGCACGCTGATGTCACTGTGCGTTTCCTGGAACATTATGGGGAACGGCCACTGACTGTTTTTTCCGAAGACCTGCGCAATGATCTGTTGCAGGCGCATCCCACCGTCACGTTTTATATCGCCACCGCCAAACCGGGGGAAATCACCTTCCGCTTGCCGCTGCTGCCTTTCCTGGTCAACGAACTCAAGGTGCGTCATGGGCATATGATCGGTATCGATGAAGAAGTCATGGCCAATGGCATGTGTGCCGATTACGATGAAGTATTTAGTCTAACCAACCAGGTCTACGATGTTGTGCGCAACGCGCAGCGCATCCATGTCACTTCGGCAAAGGGCAGCGATGTGACAGCCACATTCAACAAAGACTGGAAGTGGATTCCTTGCCATGGACGCTATAACACGCAAGGTGAGTGGGGCAATCTGCCGGAAGGCGAAGTTTTCACGGCTCCTGCCACCGTTGACGGCGTGATTGTCTGCGATGTGCTGGGAGATTTCTTTTCGGCCAGGTATGGCGTCTTGCAACACCCGGTGGTTGTCACTATAAAGGATGGCTACGTGACGGAAGTCACCAGCGAGGACGCGGAACTGGCAAACGAGGTGCGAGACTACCTGTTCTCGGTTCCCAACGGTAATCGCGTGGGTGAATTTGCTATCGGCACGCTCACCAGCCTGAAGCGGCTGGTCGGCAACCTGCTACAGGATGAGAAGATGCCAGGTCTGCACGTGGCGTTCGGCAATCCTTATCCAGAGTTCACGGGCGCCGATTGGCATGCCAAAATCCATGTTGATGTCATTCCCAGCACCTGCACCATCGAGGTTGATGATCGCATCATCATGCGTGATGGGGAATTCGTCATCTAA
- a CDS encoding serine/threonine-protein kinase has product MTTTRGQHLLGKKVASYVLEQLLGYGGSSAVYLAQSPASGEKVAVKVFLPRSTMDVQMQKNFYRRFLLEAEAASKLEHPYILSIYSYGQDHGLPYIVMPYMPGGTLSEYVRKHGPLSLREAQRYLEQIASALDYAHEQGCVHCDVKPANILLDGAGNAMLSDFGIARLMQPDAPAVEKSAKPTEGLMGTPDYISPEQALGQQLDGRSDIYSLGVTLFYLLAGRPPFKAESSIAMALLHVHEAPPPLGLFRADITPEIDNVIGKALAKWPEERYQTAGEFREAFDKAIASIDTVEYSAYLAGDSGKSRPPSVILRPVAQIRQSSSLASRFSRTMLVAIVLIPLLLLSGATFGIVKLLTHAQTYPQVVPTGGTVTPSSIDILAGNQDDWQKSKTYFFNESGQYTILNTSKKDVALALYANHQYSDFRLSVTVSEIRSQQNGFDFYGLVFRASVDQSHYYLFDVGTAGDGQYTFYRYDGQWHVLASGPAPSLHTGLGQHNVLVVVAKGDTFSFFINGKPVGKPVVDHSQAALSEGEVGLCVENDNSEVVFSHMYVTQL; this is encoded by the coding sequence GTGACTACGACCAGGGGGCAACACTTACTTGGCAAGAAGGTGGCCTCTTACGTCCTTGAGCAGTTGCTGGGCTACGGTGGCTCCAGTGCGGTCTACCTGGCCCAGAGCCCTGCTTCGGGCGAGAAGGTCGCTGTAAAAGTATTTCTGCCGCGCTCCACGATGGATGTGCAGATGCAGAAAAACTTTTACCGTCGTTTTCTGCTTGAGGCCGAGGCCGCCAGCAAATTGGAGCACCCCTACATCCTCTCCATCTATTCCTATGGTCAGGATCATGGATTGCCCTATATCGTCATGCCCTACATGCCTGGCGGAACGCTCTCCGAATATGTGCGCAAGCATGGTCCCCTGTCCTTGAGGGAAGCGCAGCGCTACCTTGAACAGATTGCGTCCGCCCTGGATTATGCTCACGAACAGGGATGCGTGCATTGTGATGTCAAGCCGGCCAATATCTTACTGGATGGGGCCGGTAATGCCATGCTTTCGGATTTTGGCATTGCGCGCCTGATGCAGCCCGATGCTCCCGCCGTCGAGAAATCCGCGAAACCCACCGAAGGATTGATGGGCACGCCTGATTATATCTCGCCTGAGCAGGCGCTGGGGCAGCAGCTGGATGGACGGTCCGATATCTATTCGCTGGGCGTGACTCTTTTCTATCTCCTTGCGGGCCGGCCACCTTTCAAAGCCGAATCTTCCATTGCTATGGCGCTCTTACATGTCCATGAAGCTCCACCACCGTTGGGTTTATTTCGTGCCGATATCACACCCGAAATCGATAACGTGATTGGAAAAGCCCTCGCGAAATGGCCGGAGGAGCGCTATCAGACCGCCGGAGAGTTCAGGGAGGCGTTTGATAAGGCTATTGCTTCTATTGATACTGTGGAATATTCCGCATACCTGGCAGGCGATTCCGGCAAGTCCCGGCCGCCTTCAGTGATTCTGAGGCCGGTTGCGCAGATCAGGCAGTCCTCCAGCCTCGCTTCCAGATTTTCACGTACTATGCTCGTAGCAATAGTATTGATACCGTTGCTGCTTCTCTCCGGGGCCACATTTGGTATCGTCAAATTGCTGACCCATGCTCAGACATACCCACAAGTAGTGCCCACAGGTGGCACTGTGACTCCATCTTCAATCGATATCCTGGCCGGTAATCAAGACGATTGGCAGAAAAGCAAAACCTATTTCTTTAATGAGAGCGGGCAGTATACGATCTTAAACACTTCGAAAAAAGATGTTGCCCTGGCATTGTACGCCAATCACCAGTATAGCGATTTCCGCCTCTCGGTTACCGTGTCGGAAATTCGTAGCCAGCAGAATGGCTTTGACTTCTATGGCCTTGTGTTTCGCGCTTCCGTTGATCAATCGCACTATTATCTTTTCGATGTGGGGACTGCCGGAGATGGGCAATACACGTTCTATCGCTATGATGGTCAATGGCATGTGCTGGCCTCGGGTCCCGCGCCTTCCTTGCATACCGGTCTGGGGCAGCATAATGTCCTGGTGGTAGTGGCGAAAGGCGATACATTCAGCTTCTTTATCAACGGTAAGCCTGTAGGTAAACCCGTCGTTGACCACTCGCAGGCGGCATTGAGCGAGGGCGAGGTCGGCCTCTGCGTGGAGAACGATAATTCCGAGGTCGTATTCTCGCATATGTATGTGACGCAGCTATGA
- a CDS encoding ferredoxin family protein, whose amino-acid sequence MTYVITQPCIGVKDASCVDVCPVDCIHPTQNEEEFETVEQLYINPDECIDCGACEPACPVTAIFEESATPEEWRQYIKINADFFK is encoded by the coding sequence ATGACCTACGTTATTACTCAGCCGTGTATCGGTGTAAAGGATGCATCCTGCGTGGATGTCTGCCCTGTCGATTGCATCCATCCCACGCAGAACGAGGAGGAGTTCGAGACGGTTGAGCAACTGTATATCAATCCTGATGAGTGCATCGACTGTGGTGCTTGCGAGCCCGCCTGTCCTGTCACCGCCATTTTTGAGGAATCCGCGACCCCCGAAGAATGGAGGCAGTATATCAAGATCAACGCGGATTTCTTCAAATAA